In a genomic window of Halorussus salilacus:
- a CDS encoding aldo/keto reductase, with translation MEFTDVRGERVPKVGLGTWRLEGEECFRTVRTALELGYRHVDTAQAYDNERQVGRALAASSVDRDDAFLTTKVWPGYTDREEVVRSAAASCSRLGVESVDLLLIHWPNPLASTAEVMAGLNDCRDRGLTRHVGVSNFSTSQLRTARAASDAPVFTDQVQFHPFRPQRDLRAYCRAHDVLLTAYSPLAHGGVLRDDVLREVGVRYDKSPAQVALRWAVQQEGVVAVPKASSETHLRENLDVFDFELSEAEMVRIERPSRLRTGASMLRGRFGV, from the coding sequence ATGGAGTTCACAGACGTTCGGGGCGAGCGAGTGCCCAAAGTCGGCCTCGGAACGTGGCGACTGGAGGGCGAGGAGTGTTTCCGGACCGTCCGGACCGCGCTCGAACTCGGCTACCGGCACGTCGACACCGCGCAGGCCTACGACAACGAGCGGCAGGTCGGACGGGCCCTCGCGGCGTCGTCGGTCGACCGCGACGACGCGTTCCTGACGACCAAGGTGTGGCCGGGCTACACCGACCGCGAGGAGGTCGTCCGGTCGGCGGCCGCGTCCTGCTCGCGACTCGGGGTCGAGTCGGTCGACCTGCTTCTCATCCACTGGCCGAATCCGCTGGCCTCGACCGCGGAGGTGATGGCGGGACTGAACGACTGTCGCGACCGCGGGCTGACCCGCCACGTCGGCGTGAGCAACTTCAGTACGAGTCAACTCCGGACCGCGCGGGCGGCCTCCGACGCGCCGGTGTTCACCGATCAGGTCCAGTTCCACCCGTTCCGACCCCAGCGCGACCTTCGGGCGTACTGCCGGGCCCACGACGTGCTGTTGACGGCGTACAGCCCGCTGGCACACGGCGGCGTCCTCCGCGACGACGTGCTCCGGGAGGTCGGGGTCAGGTACGACAAGTCGCCCGCGCAGGTCGCGCTCCGGTGGGCGGTCCAGCAGGAGGGCGTCGTCGCCGTGCCGAAGGCCTCCTCGGAGACGCATCTACGCGAGAATCTGGACGTGTTCGACTTCGAACTGAGCGAGGCCGAGATGGTTCGAATCGAGCGCCCCTCGCGACTGCGGACGGGGGCGTCGATGCTTCGGGGACGGTTCGGCGTGTAG
- a CDS encoding PadR family transcriptional regulator, with translation MHDLTGFQRDLLYVIAGKDEPHGLAVKEELETYYEKEIHHGRLYPNLDTLVDKGLVEKGQRDRRTNYYALTERGSREIEARREWEGDHLEATPSLSA, from the coding sequence ATGCACGACCTGACTGGTTTCCAGCGCGACCTGCTGTACGTCATCGCCGGAAAGGACGAACCGCACGGACTCGCCGTCAAGGAAGAGCTCGAAACGTACTACGAGAAGGAGATTCACCACGGCCGCCTCTACCCCAACCTCGACACCCTCGTCGACAAGGGACTGGTCGAGAAGGGCCAGCGCGATAGGCGGACCAACTACTACGCGCTCACCGAGCGCGGCAGTCGAGAGATCGAAGCACGCCGCGAGTGGGAGGGCGACCACCTCGAAGCCACGCCCTCGCTGTCGGCGTAA
- a CDS encoding DUF354 domain-containing protein, with the protein MKYLFFTNTPAQVHQYRRAVARLLDRGHEVLVLARDYGCTEALLDYYDVPYRLYGRAETAKSSLFRELPKHYARIAVEALRYGPDCVFGRGSYAALAGAAARAPVVLIDDSETTHLDHALSKPLTDAFLTPHTFEKNLGADHYEFRGFTELAYLHPDAYEPASEIREELGVGEDEPYAIVRFNAFGSHHDVGQAGFSPEKRRRLVEALAERATVFVSDEGDDLNVAETPARPFDFHPALLHDALAEADLLVADTQTMVTEAALLGTPAVRSNSFVGDDDMGNFVALERHGLVYNLREFDAVLDAATDLLDDEDADERWRNLRDGFVADKVNLTEVLLGVAENVGALERGYALDRVEGLTRRGTDGSRAVAPGPETVRSDGGRR; encoded by the coding sequence ATGAAATATCTGTTCTTCACGAACACGCCAGCGCAGGTCCACCAGTACAGGCGCGCGGTCGCGAGACTCCTCGACCGAGGCCACGAGGTGCTCGTCCTCGCGCGCGACTACGGCTGTACCGAGGCGCTCCTCGACTACTACGACGTGCCTTACCGGCTCTACGGGAGGGCCGAGACCGCAAAGTCCTCGCTGTTCCGCGAGCTGCCGAAGCACTACGCCCGCATCGCGGTCGAGGCCCTGCGGTACGGCCCCGACTGCGTCTTCGGTCGCGGGTCGTACGCCGCGCTCGCGGGCGCGGCCGCTCGCGCGCCGGTCGTCCTAATAGATGACTCCGAGACGACCCACCTCGACCACGCCCTCTCGAAGCCCCTGACCGACGCCTTCCTCACGCCCCACACCTTCGAGAAGAACCTCGGGGCCGACCACTACGAGTTCCGGGGCTTCACGGAACTCGCCTACCTCCATCCCGACGCATACGAACCCGCGAGCGAAATCCGCGAGGAACTCGGGGTCGGCGAGGACGAACCGTACGCCATCGTTCGGTTCAACGCCTTCGGCTCCCACCACGACGTGGGACAGGCCGGGTTCTCGCCCGAGAAGCGCAGGCGGCTCGTCGAGGCGCTCGCAGAACGCGCGACCGTCTTCGTCTCCGACGAGGGCGACGACCTGAACGTCGCCGAGACCCCCGCCAGACCATTCGACTTCCACCCCGCGCTACTCCACGACGCGCTGGCTGAGGCCGACCTGCTGGTCGCCGACACCCAGACGATGGTGACCGAGGCCGCGTTGCTCGGGACCCCCGCGGTCCGGTCGAACTCCTTCGTCGGCGACGACGACATGGGCAACTTCGTGGCGCTCGAACGCCACGGGCTGGTCTACAACCTCCGGGAGTTCGACGCGGTCCTCGACGCCGCAACCGACCTGCTCGACGACGAGGACGCCGACGAGCGCTGGCGGAACCTCCGCGACGGCTTCGTCGCCGACAAGGTGAACCTCACCGAGGTGTTGCTGGGCGTGGCCGAGAACGTCGGCGCGCTGGAACGGGGCTACGCGCTCGACCGGGTCGAGGGCCTCACTCGACGCGGGACCGACGGCTCGCGGGCGGTCGCACCCGGCCCCGAGACGGTCCGGAGCGACGGCGGGAGACGATGA
- a CDS encoding glycosyltransferase family 4 protein, which translates to MNVLNLVSNADAQFYEEQTRVLERRGVSCDTVTPPGNHLAREEVQDRTPTDYLRFVPRVIRESFDDYDLVHANYGLTAPMALAQIRHPVVLSLWGSDLMGEYGWLSKACAPYCDAVIVMSDEMARELGEPCHVIPHGIDTEKFAPRPTEEARAEVGWSDETRHVLFPYPPSDEVKDLPRAERVVERANRRIDAPVELQVVYGVPHEKVATYMNAADALLLTSEREGSPNSVKEAMSCNLPVVATDVGDVRERLDGVSPSRVGESDDELVDGLVDVLEAPRRSDGREAVDEVSLDRMGERIRAVYASVV; encoded by the coding sequence ATGAACGTCCTCAACCTCGTCTCGAACGCCGACGCGCAGTTCTACGAGGAACAGACCCGGGTCCTCGAACGCCGCGGGGTGAGCTGCGACACCGTGACTCCGCCCGGGAACCACCTCGCTCGCGAGGAGGTCCAGGACCGGACGCCGACCGACTACCTCCGGTTCGTCCCGCGGGTGATCCGCGAGTCGTTCGACGACTACGACCTCGTCCACGCCAACTACGGCCTGACAGCGCCGATGGCGCTCGCCCAGATTCGCCACCCCGTCGTGCTGTCGCTGTGGGGGTCGGACCTCATGGGCGAGTACGGCTGGCTCTCGAAGGCCTGCGCCCCGTACTGCGACGCGGTCATCGTGATGTCCGACGAGATGGCTCGGGAACTCGGCGAACCGTGCCACGTCATCCCCCACGGCATCGATACCGAGAAGTTCGCCCCCCGACCCACCGAGGAGGCCCGCGCGGAGGTCGGGTGGTCCGACGAGACGCGCCACGTCCTGTTCCCGTATCCGCCCTCCGACGAGGTGAAAGACCTCCCGCGGGCCGAGCGCGTGGTCGAGCGCGCGAACCGACGAATCGACGCGCCCGTCGAGCTACAGGTCGTCTACGGCGTTCCCCACGAGAAGGTCGCGACCTACATGAACGCCGCCGACGCGCTGCTACTGACCTCCGAGCGCGAGGGGTCGCCCAACTCGGTCAAGGAGGCGATGAGCTGTAACCTCCCCGTGGTCGCGACCGACGTGGGCGACGTGCGCGAGCGCCTCGACGGCGTCTCTCCCTCCCGCGTCGGCGAGTCGGACGACGAACTGGTCGATGGGCTGGTGGACGTGCTCGAAGCGCCCCGACGCTCGGACGGCCGCGAGGCGGTCGACGAGGTGAGCCTCGACCGGATGGGCGAGCGCATCCGGGCCGTCTACGCGTCGGTGGTGTAG
- a CDS encoding glycosyltransferase family 2 protein yields the protein MSLQVPEDGRAAESADTDERLDGAHVVVGIPAYNEESGIGSTVLGVKRYADDVVVVDDGSTDRTPELAEQADVTVIRHERNRGKGAAVRTLFEYVQRFDCDALVLLDADGQHDPADIPALAAPVVGDEADMVIGSRYLDPEDADETPVYRRVGQVVLDFCTTRVTGADLTDTQSGFRAFSPEALERLTLTTDGMGVESEMIDSATNQGMTITERAIDARYENLEGQTYNPIKHGLTVMVFLARLAKRRPADLRSDRS from the coding sequence ATGAGTTTACAGGTCCCGGAGGACGGACGCGCGGCCGAGTCGGCCGACACCGACGAGCGCCTCGACGGCGCGCATGTGGTCGTCGGCATCCCCGCGTACAACGAGGAGAGCGGCATCGGAAGCACCGTCCTCGGCGTCAAGCGGTACGCCGACGATGTGGTCGTGGTCGACGACGGTAGCACCGACCGGACGCCGGAACTCGCAGAACAGGCCGACGTGACGGTTATCCGCCACGAGCGCAATCGCGGGAAGGGGGCCGCGGTCCGGACCCTGTTCGAGTACGTCCAGCGGTTCGACTGCGACGCGCTCGTCCTCCTCGACGCCGACGGCCAGCACGACCCCGCCGACATCCCCGCGCTCGCCGCGCCGGTGGTCGGCGACGAGGCCGACATGGTAATCGGGAGCCGGTACCTCGACCCCGAGGACGCCGACGAGACCCCGGTGTATCGGCGAGTCGGGCAGGTCGTCCTCGACTTCTGCACCACGCGAGTGACGGGTGCCGACCTCACCGACACCCAGAGCGGCTTCCGGGCGTTCTCGCCCGAGGCGCTCGAACGCCTCACCCTGACGACCGACGGAATGGGCGTCGAGTCCGAGATGATCGACTCGGCCACAAATCAGGGGATGACCATCACCGAGCGCGCCATCGACGCCCGGTACGAGAACCTCGAAGGCCAGACCTACAACCCCATCAAGCACGGGCTGACCGTGATGGTCTTCCTCGCTCGCCTCGCCAAACGACGCCCCGCCGACCTGCGCTCCGACAGGAGCTGA
- a CDS encoding alkaline phosphatase family protein encodes MTGSVYVFGFDGVPPELVERGIDAGRLPNFERMRAEGADGTTRSTVPPLSMIAWSSFATGRNPGNHGVYNFMLKGEGEYGTEFVDAETLREQSKPVWEYLDAEGKRSGVMNVMPGYPPSRTSGFHISDNITTPSGGDYAFPDELQQDIEQRTGGYDVDPYEGYDDGTDEDNLRGLLDNFFEIERNRIEVAKLLVSEYPCDFYSLVFQGPDNVLHVLGHVLDETHPKHDPELAEKYGDRPLELLERYDDLLGWVMERMDDEDSLVALSDHGHGPIYRTVNLNSWLYNAGYLDLESRPWTRLKQFGYNHVYDAVESVLSDLNLFSKLKMGVARTSGDSSGPDLAELLTISRKDIDWSETAAFTVASGGQIYLNTDDHDEGAIPPEKYDEVRERLRDQLLAIEHPDRGDRVIDSVLYGEDVYGDAYADTRPDLVCMPAPGYQIQYPQTMKTTRVFGDPPKTGSHTSMNEMHGIFYAWGGPVRSETGVTVDLTDFAPTACSLLDVPVPEEMDGDVRGDVFEVESGRERYDGKVEAKRAVREVVGGISAD; translated from the coding sequence ATGACCGGCTCGGTCTACGTCTTCGGGTTCGACGGCGTGCCGCCCGAACTGGTCGAGCGCGGCATCGACGCCGGGCGACTCCCCAACTTCGAGCGGATGCGCGCCGAGGGAGCCGACGGCACCACCCGGTCGACGGTGCCGCCGCTGTCGATGATCGCGTGGAGTTCGTTCGCCACCGGGCGCAACCCGGGCAACCACGGCGTCTACAACTTCATGCTCAAGGGCGAGGGCGAGTACGGCACCGAGTTCGTCGACGCCGAGACCCTCCGCGAGCAGTCCAAGCCGGTCTGGGAGTACCTCGACGCCGAGGGCAAACGCTCGGGCGTGATGAACGTGATGCCGGGCTACCCGCCCTCCAGAACCTCGGGCTTTCACATCTCGGACAACATCACCACGCCCTCCGGCGGCGACTACGCCTTCCCCGACGAACTCCAGCAGGACATCGAACAGCGAACCGGCGGCTACGACGTCGACCCCTACGAGGGGTACGACGACGGCACCGACGAGGACAACCTCCGCGGGCTGCTGGACAACTTCTTCGAGATCGAGCGCAACCGAATCGAGGTGGCGAAACTGCTCGTCTCCGAGTACCCCTGCGACTTCTACTCGCTGGTGTTTCAAGGCCCCGACAACGTCCTCCACGTCCTCGGGCACGTCCTCGACGAGACTCACCCCAAGCACGACCCCGAGCTCGCCGAGAAGTACGGCGACAGGCCCCTCGAACTCCTCGAACGCTACGACGACCTCCTCGGGTGGGTGATGGAGCGGATGGACGACGAGGACTCGCTGGTGGCGCTGTCGGACCACGGCCACGGCCCCATCTACAGGACGGTCAACCTCAATTCGTGGCTCTACAACGCGGGGTATCTCGACCTCGAATCCCGGCCGTGGACCCGGCTCAAGCAGTTCGGCTACAACCACGTCTACGACGCGGTCGAGTCGGTGCTGAGCGACCTCAATCTCTTCTCGAAGCTCAAGATGGGCGTCGCCCGGACCAGCGGCGACTCGTCCGGCCCCGACCTCGCCGAACTGCTCACCATCTCCCGGAAGGACATCGACTGGAGCGAGACGGCGGCGTTCACGGTCGCCAGCGGCGGCCAGATATACCTCAACACCGACGACCACGACGAGGGCGCGATTCCGCCCGAGAAGTACGACGAGGTCCGCGAGCGCCTCCGCGACCAACTGCTCGCCATCGAACACCCCGACCGGGGCGACCGGGTCATCGACTCGGTCCTCTACGGCGAGGACGTGTACGGCGACGCGTACGCCGACACCAGACCCGACCTCGTCTGCATGCCCGCGCCGGGCTACCAGATACAGTACCCCCAGACGATGAAGACGACCCGGGTCTTCGGCGATCCGCCGAAGACCGGGTCGCACACCTCGATGAACGAGATGCACGGCATCTTCTACGCGTGGGGCGGCCCCGTGCGGAGCGAGACGGGCGTGACCGTGGACCTCACCGACTTCGCGCCGACCGCGTGTTCGTTGCTGGACGTGCCCGTGCCCGAGGAGATGGACGGGGACGTGCGCGGCGACGTGTTCGAGGTCGAAAGTGGTCGTGAGCGATACGACGGGAAGGTGGAAGCGAAGCGGGCTGTAAGGGAAGTGGTTGGTGGGATTTCGGCCGACTGA
- a CDS encoding Gfo/Idh/MocA family protein, translating into MSTSDKLRVGVIGGGFIGTTVGRLFNQDPRSTVTALADIDGETRRSAGETLYVGEGSRYDDHREMLEVEALDAVLVGTPHTLHYEQVTDAMDRGLHVFCDKPLTTDLEQARDLADRAESSDRVLMVGYQRHLNPAFVSARERWQGDLEPEYVSAEITQDWISRFEETWRTDPELSGGGNLYDTGSHLIDGVLWTTGLVPEEVSAEMVFADDEGRVDQRAILTVEFANGAHGTIAVHSDAPCVREHVHVWDREGAIYLEGRQWEERQISRIDADSTTVIPYIDREQQRNKAEAFVDCIETGETPPATARDALAVTALTEAAYESARSGERVSVELE; encoded by the coding sequence ATGTCAACTTCGGACAAACTCAGGGTCGGCGTCATCGGCGGCGGCTTCATCGGAACCACGGTGGGACGGTTGTTCAATCAGGACCCGCGCTCGACGGTGACCGCGCTGGCCGACATCGACGGGGAAACCCGGCGGAGCGCGGGCGAGACGCTGTACGTCGGCGAGGGCTCGCGGTACGACGACCACCGCGAGATGCTGGAGGTCGAGGCGCTCGACGCGGTGCTGGTGGGGACACCCCACACCCTCCACTACGAGCAGGTGACCGACGCGATGGACCGAGGGCTCCACGTCTTCTGCGACAAGCCCCTGACCACCGACCTCGAACAGGCCCGCGACCTCGCCGACCGCGCCGAGTCGAGCGACCGGGTGCTGATGGTGGGCTACCAGCGCCACCTCAACCCCGCGTTCGTCTCGGCGCGCGAGCGGTGGCAGGGCGACCTCGAACCCGAGTACGTGAGCGCCGAGATAACCCAGGACTGGATATCGCGGTTCGAGGAGACGTGGCGGACCGACCCCGAGCTCTCGGGCGGCGGGAACCTCTACGACACCGGGAGCCACCTCATCGACGGCGTGCTCTGGACCACCGGCCTCGTCCCCGAGGAGGTCAGCGCCGAGATGGTGTTCGCCGACGACGAGGGCCGGGTCGACCAGCGCGCCATCCTCACGGTGGAGTTCGCCAACGGCGCGCACGGCACCATCGCCGTCCACAGCGACGCGCCCTGCGTGCGCGAACACGTCCACGTCTGGGACCGCGAGGGCGCAATCTACCTCGAAGGTCGCCAGTGGGAAGAACGCCAGATCAGCCGCATCGACGCCGACAGCACCACCGTGATTCCGTACATCGACCGCGAGCAACAGCGGAACAAGGCCGAGGCGTTCGTCGACTGCATCGAGACCGGGGAGACGCCGCCAGCGACCGCAAGGGACGCGCTGGCGGTGACAGCGCTCACGGAGGCGGCCTACGAGTCGGCAAGGAGTGGAGAGCGGGTGAGCGTGGAGTTGGAGTAA
- a CDS encoding arylsulfotransferase family protein, whose protein sequence is MKRRTMLRVALLAVIALSAGLLAVGWLQAPEDATASAAEQMDRPFEQREPVAGDRAGATVVTTDPPGANDGTAAIVAFAPDGRPLYHNDTYGNYFDVDPDPEDSRSVLYVAGSRYDSCPSDVAARAEESFEDGCAKVVVERANLTTGETERLHTAVTDWDIWHDVDRVGDEELLVADIAEDRAFVLNLTTDEREWTWNAEEDYDRDDSGGGPGDWTHINDVEALEDGRVMVSLRNHDRVAFVEPGEGVDRDWTLGAEDAYDTLYEQHNPDYIPEERGGPAVVVADSENNRVVEYQRDDSEWSRSWEWSDDRLQWPRDADRLPNDHTLVTDSQGNRVLELDEDDEVVWEVSVPTPYEAERLGTGDESAGGWSKAAIEGETGEYAGGGDDEMESKTGLAWVVAFLAGPAVNGVLYVAPAWMTVSDVAVAGALAASAVALLLLELRWSRFGVHSVRRRL, encoded by the coding sequence ATGAAGCGGCGCACGATGCTCCGCGTGGCGCTCTTGGCCGTCATCGCGCTGTCGGCGGGCCTGCTCGCGGTGGGCTGGCTACAGGCCCCCGAGGACGCGACCGCGTCGGCCGCCGAGCAGATGGACCGGCCCTTCGAGCAACGCGAGCCGGTCGCGGGCGACCGCGCGGGTGCGACGGTGGTGACGACCGACCCGCCGGGCGCGAACGACGGAACCGCGGCCATCGTCGCGTTCGCGCCCGACGGGCGGCCGCTGTACCACAACGACACGTACGGCAACTACTTCGACGTGGACCCCGACCCCGAGGACTCGCGGTCGGTCCTCTACGTCGCCGGAAGCCGGTACGACTCGTGTCCGTCGGACGTGGCGGCCCGCGCCGAGGAGTCCTTCGAGGACGGCTGTGCGAAGGTGGTCGTCGAGCGCGCGAACCTGACCACGGGCGAGACCGAACGGCTCCACACCGCGGTCACCGACTGGGACATCTGGCACGACGTCGACCGCGTCGGCGACGAGGAACTGCTCGTGGCCGACATCGCCGAGGACAGGGCGTTCGTGCTGAACCTGACGACCGACGAGCGCGAGTGGACATGGAACGCCGAGGAGGACTACGACCGCGACGACAGCGGGGGCGGCCCCGGCGACTGGACGCACATCAACGACGTGGAAGCCTTGGAGGACGGGCGCGTGATGGTGAGCCTCCGCAACCACGACCGCGTGGCGTTCGTCGAGCCGGGCGAGGGCGTCGACCGCGACTGGACGCTCGGGGCAGAGGACGCCTACGACACCCTCTACGAGCAACACAACCCCGACTACATCCCCGAGGAGCGAGGCGGTCCGGCCGTCGTCGTCGCCGACTCGGAGAACAACCGAGTCGTCGAGTACCAGCGCGACGACTCGGAGTGGAGCCGGAGCTGGGAGTGGTCCGACGACCGCCTCCAGTGGCCCCGCGACGCCGACCGCCTGCCGAACGACCACACGCTCGTGACCGACTCGCAGGGCAACCGGGTCCTCGAACTCGACGAGGACGACGAGGTCGTCTGGGAGGTCAGCGTCCCCACGCCCTACGAGGCCGAACGCCTCGGCACCGGCGACGAGAGCGCGGGCGGCTGGAGCAAGGCCGCGATAGAGGGCGAGACCGGCGAGTACGCTGGCGGCGGTGACGACGAGATGGAGTCGAAGACGGGCCTCGCGTGGGTCGTCGCCTTCCTCGCGGGACCGGCGGTCAACGGGGTGCTCTACGTCGCTCCGGCGTGGATGACCGTCTCCGACGTGGCGGTAGCGGGCGCGCTGGCCGCCAGCGCCGTCGCTCTGCTACTGCTGGAACTGCGGTGGTCCCGCTTCGGCGTCCACTCGGTCCGTCGTCGCCTCTGA
- a CDS encoding outer membrane protein assembly factor BamB family protein, with amino-acid sequence MDWFSRRKALAALGTGISGLAGCSSVGISNPLTGSVEVERIEVEPAHDDQSELIARTESDIVLTLANPGGKEAEEEVTVSVDGEEVETFSETVGDGRNYHYVEYTFEETGEHVVTAGDREKRVEVTEAVDLQVRGETGGTFAASPDGTRGVVTVWVTVASETEFPLSYEPTVEIDGEPVEEFYYDEMVAQRNDGKFEGELETHEFTRLVAHREVEVGDTYEVTLDGESIGTASTEREPLAARYGERDRGGPSVPRGVIGSEPEIVERFPVEKPDGVDVDLEKMETMAVTEDRIYMRFRWGNQRHSLASYDRWSGEEYWQEEIDDPADLVVFGDTEYLLGGGTLTARSADGDELWQREVEVDGYATEAALGVRDSALMVPTEDRLYVGLPDEVAVFDRESGERERRLDGQHTALAGDAVYTWDQGTARRYERGGDEPAWTADLDTEDSAGLRFTPHGVATEDALVLVSHVRAGEDTKFLLHCYDGENGEERWTKTVVTAIHRNEFNHDKIVPAEAITTAEDGQYILPDVTQPVLVDGGALVDDQVVYVGSTAGCRGYELESGEEIPHAFENHGTNPTVARLDIGYFGSHDGLYAVPPGVRGGSGTGNLDAVDGPAVELPEEMKWESHQITSQFGYDCLYLPANGYVNVISGTVPERASTAGETDEE; translated from the coding sequence ATGGACTGGTTTTCGAGGCGGAAAGCGCTAGCGGCGCTCGGGACGGGAATCTCGGGGCTCGCTGGCTGTTCGTCCGTCGGCATCTCGAACCCCTTGACGGGGTCGGTCGAAGTCGAGCGTATCGAGGTCGAACCGGCCCACGACGACCAATCCGAACTGATTGCCCGTACCGAGTCCGACATCGTGCTGACGTTGGCCAACCCCGGCGGCAAGGAGGCGGAGGAAGAGGTGACGGTCTCGGTCGACGGCGAGGAGGTCGAGACCTTCAGCGAAACGGTCGGCGACGGACGAAACTATCATTACGTCGAGTACACCTTCGAGGAGACCGGCGAACACGTCGTGACCGCAGGCGACCGGGAGAAACGGGTCGAAGTAACCGAAGCGGTCGACTTGCAGGTGAGGGGCGAGACGGGTGGCACGTTCGCCGCCTCGCCGGACGGAACCCGGGGAGTCGTCACCGTGTGGGTGACGGTTGCATCTGAGACGGAGTTCCCCCTGTCGTACGAACCGACGGTCGAGATAGACGGCGAACCCGTCGAGGAGTTCTACTACGACGAGATGGTCGCCCAACGGAATGACGGGAAGTTCGAGGGCGAACTCGAGACTCACGAGTTCACCAGACTCGTCGCCCACCGCGAAGTCGAGGTCGGCGACACGTACGAGGTCACGCTCGACGGCGAGTCCATCGGGACCGCCTCGACCGAGCGCGAACCGCTCGCCGCCCGCTACGGCGAGCGCGACCGGGGCGGCCCGTCGGTCCCGCGGGGCGTAATCGGCTCCGAACCCGAAATCGTCGAGCGCTTCCCGGTCGAGAAACCCGATGGCGTCGACGTGGACCTCGAGAAGATGGAGACGATGGCCGTCACCGAGGACCGGATATACATGCGGTTCCGGTGGGGGAACCAACGACACTCCCTCGCATCGTACGACCGGTGGAGCGGCGAGGAGTACTGGCAGGAGGAGATTGACGACCCGGCGGACCTCGTCGTCTTCGGGGACACCGAGTACCTGCTCGGGGGCGGAACGCTGACCGCCCGGTCGGCCGACGGTGACGAGCTGTGGCAACGCGAGGTCGAGGTCGACGGGTACGCGACCGAGGCCGCACTGGGGGTCCGGGACTCCGCGTTGATGGTACCGACCGAGGACCGGCTGTACGTCGGCCTGCCCGACGAGGTCGCGGTGTTCGACAGGGAGAGCGGTGAGCGCGAGCGTCGCCTCGACGGCCAGCATACCGCCCTCGCGGGCGACGCGGTGTACACATGGGACCAGGGGACCGCCCGGCGCTACGAGCGCGGTGGCGACGAACCGGCGTGGACGGCCGACCTCGACACGGAGGATTCGGCTGGCCTCCGCTTCACTCCCCACGGGGTGGCGACCGAGGACGCGCTGGTCCTCGTGAGCCACGTTCGGGCCGGTGAGGACACGAAATTCCTGCTTCACTGTTACGACGGTGAGAATGGGGAGGAGCGATGGACGAAGACGGTCGTCACGGCGATTCACCGAAACGAGTTCAACCACGACAAAATCGTGCCAGCGGAAGCAATCACGACCGCGGAGGACGGACAGTACATCCTGCCGGATGTCACCCAACCGGTGCTGGTCGATGGAGGCGCTTTGGTGGACGACCAAGTCGTGTACGTCGGGTCGACCGCGGGGTGTCGTGGATACGAACTCGAATCCGGCGAGGAGATACCGCATGCGTTCGAAAACCACGGAACGAATCCGACGGTCGCCCGTCTAGATATCGGATACTTCGGGTCGCACGACGGTCTCTACGCGGTCCCGCCCGGCGTTAGAGGCGGGTCGGGAACGGGCAACCTAGACGCCGTCGACGGACCGGCGGTCGAACTGCCCGAGGAGATGAAGTGGGAGAGCCACCAGATCACCAGTCAGTTCGGGTACGATTGCCTGTATCTGCCCGCGAACGGGTACGTCAACGTCATCAGCGGGACCGTCCCCGAGCGAGCATCGACGGCCGGAGAAACCGATGAGGAGTGA